The following are encoded in a window of Oreochromis aureus strain Israel breed Guangdong linkage group 10, ZZ_aureus, whole genome shotgun sequence genomic DNA:
- the LOC116330221 gene encoding gap junction delta-2 protein-like isoform X1, which translates to MGEWTILERLLEAAVQQHSTMIGRWPDKGDQRDVRVALFLLDMILLTVVVIFRILIVGIVGEKVYEDEQIMFICNTMQPGCNQACYDKAFPISHIRYWVFQIILVCTPSLCFITYSVHQSAKARDRSYSLLHPYMDHHGHGHHGRHHDHHSRKLHARNINGILVHPDSSKEDHDCLEVKEIPNGPRGLPPAHKSSKVRRQEGISRFYVIQVVFRNALEIGFLAGQYFLYGFNVPGMFECDRYPCVKEVECYVSRPTEKTVFLVFMFAVSGICVLLNLAELNHLGWRKIKTAIRGVQARRKSICEVRKKDVSHMSQAPNLGRTQSSESAYV; encoded by the exons ATGGGAGAGTGGACGATTCTGGAGAGGCTGCTGGAGGCGGCTGTCCAGCAGCACTCTACTATGATCGGAAG GTGGCCAGATAAAGGAGACCAAAGGGATGTCCGTGTTGCTCTGTTTCTGCTGGATAT GATCCTGCTGACAGTGGTGGTGATTTTCCGTATCTTAATAGTTGGCATAGTGGGGGAGAAGGTGTATGAGGACGAGCAAATCATGTTCATTTGTAACACCATGCAGCCCGGCTGCAACCAGGCTTGTTATGACAAGGCATTCCCGATCTCGCACATCCGCTACTGGGTTTTTCAGATAATCCTGGTGTGCACGCCAAGCCTGTGCTTCATCACCTATTCTGTCCATCAGTCGGCCAAAGCACGTGATCGAAGCTACTCTCTGCTGCATCCTTACATGGATCACCATGGTCATGGCCACCACGGTCGCCACCATGACCACCACTCTCGTAAGCTTCATGCCCGAAACATCAACGGCATCCTGGTGCACCCCGACAGTAGTAAGGAGGATCATGACTGCTTGGAGGTCAAGGAGATCCCTAACGGACCCCGGGGACTCCCTCCAGCTCACAAGAGCTCTAAAGTGCGACGGCAAGAAGGCATCTCCCGTTTCTACGTCATCCAGGTTGTGTTCCGCAATGCGCTAGAGATCGGCTTCTTGGCGGGCCAGTATTTCCTGTACGGCTTCAACGTGCCGGGGATGTTTGAGTGCGATCGCTACCCATGTGTGAAGGAGGTGGAGTGTTACGTGTCCCGTCCCACAGAAAAGACTGTGTTTTTGGTCTTTATGTTTGCAGTTAGTGGCATATGTGTGCTACTTAACCTGGCAGAGCTCAACCACCTTGGCTGGAGGAAGATAAAAACGGCCATCAGAGGGGTGCAGGCCCGGAGAAAGTCCATCTGTGAAGTGCGCAAGAAGGATGTTTCACACATGTCCCAAGCCCCAAACCTGGGCAGGACCCAGTCTAGTGAGTCAGCCTACGTCTGA
- the LOC116330221 gene encoding gap junction delta-2 protein-like isoform X2, which produces MGEWTILERLLEAAVQQHSTMIGRILLTVVVIFRILIVGIVGEKVYEDEQIMFICNTMQPGCNQACYDKAFPISHIRYWVFQIILVCTPSLCFITYSVHQSAKARDRSYSLLHPYMDHHGHGHHGRHHDHHSRKLHARNINGILVHPDSSKEDHDCLEVKEIPNGPRGLPPAHKSSKVRRQEGISRFYVIQVVFRNALEIGFLAGQYFLYGFNVPGMFECDRYPCVKEVECYVSRPTEKTVFLVFMFAVSGICVLLNLAELNHLGWRKIKTAIRGVQARRKSICEVRKKDVSHMSQAPNLGRTQSSESAYV; this is translated from the exons ATGGGAGAGTGGACGATTCTGGAGAGGCTGCTGGAGGCGGCTGTCCAGCAGCACTCTACTATGATCGGAAG GATCCTGCTGACAGTGGTGGTGATTTTCCGTATCTTAATAGTTGGCATAGTGGGGGAGAAGGTGTATGAGGACGAGCAAATCATGTTCATTTGTAACACCATGCAGCCCGGCTGCAACCAGGCTTGTTATGACAAGGCATTCCCGATCTCGCACATCCGCTACTGGGTTTTTCAGATAATCCTGGTGTGCACGCCAAGCCTGTGCTTCATCACCTATTCTGTCCATCAGTCGGCCAAAGCACGTGATCGAAGCTACTCTCTGCTGCATCCTTACATGGATCACCATGGTCATGGCCACCACGGTCGCCACCATGACCACCACTCTCGTAAGCTTCATGCCCGAAACATCAACGGCATCCTGGTGCACCCCGACAGTAGTAAGGAGGATCATGACTGCTTGGAGGTCAAGGAGATCCCTAACGGACCCCGGGGACTCCCTCCAGCTCACAAGAGCTCTAAAGTGCGACGGCAAGAAGGCATCTCCCGTTTCTACGTCATCCAGGTTGTGTTCCGCAATGCGCTAGAGATCGGCTTCTTGGCGGGCCAGTATTTCCTGTACGGCTTCAACGTGCCGGGGATGTTTGAGTGCGATCGCTACCCATGTGTGAAGGAGGTGGAGTGTTACGTGTCCCGTCCCACAGAAAAGACTGTGTTTTTGGTCTTTATGTTTGCAGTTAGTGGCATATGTGTGCTACTTAACCTGGCAGAGCTCAACCACCTTGGCTGGAGGAAGATAAAAACGGCCATCAGAGGGGTGCAGGCCCGGAGAAAGTCCATCTGTGAAGTGCGCAAGAAGGATGTTTCACACATGTCCCAAGCCCCAAACCTGGGCAGGACCCAGTCTAGTGAGTCAGCCTACGTCTGA
- the LOC116330261 gene encoding transgelin-like, with translation MANRGPSYGLTREVQSKIDKKYDPELEERLVEWIVAQCGSGVGRPEPNKTGFQNWLKDGCVLCELINSLCGANKPIKTIKSSGMAFKQMEQISMFLRAAESYGVTKTDIFQTVDLFEGKDLAAVQRTLMALGSVAVTKGDGNYKGDPSWFHKKAQENRREFSEEQLKEGQSVIGLQMGTNKGASQAGMTGYGRPRQIINNP, from the exons ATGGCAAACAGAGGTCCCTCTTATGGTCTGACCCGTGAGGTTCAGAGTAAGATTGATAAGAAATACGATCCGGAACTGGAGGAAAGGCTGGTGGAGTGGATCGTTGCCCAGTGCGGATCTGGAGTCGGTCGTCCCGAGCCCAACAAGACAGGCTTCCAAAACTGGCTCAAGGATGGATGT GTGCTGTGTGAGCTCATCAACAGCCTGTGTGGAGCCAACAAGCCAATCAAGACCATCAAGAGCTCTGGCATGGCATTCAAACAGATGGAGCAAATCTCCATGTTcctcagagcagctgaaagttaCGGAGTCACCAAAACTGACATATTTCAGACTGTAGACCTCTTTGAGG GCAAAGATCTGGCTGCTGTCCAGAGGACCCTGATGGCTCTGGGAAGTGTGGCTGTCACAAAGGGTGATGGGAATTACAAAGGAGACCCCAGCTGGTTCCATAA aaaaGCCCAGGAGAACAGGAGAGAGTTCTCAGAGGAACAGCTGAAAGAAGGCCAAAGTGTCATCGGCCTGCAAATGGGCACAAATAAAGGAGCATCTCAAGCTGGCATGACAGGCTACGGACGCCCCAGGCAGATCATCAACAACCCCTGA